The sequence TGAACTGCTGTACCAGGAGTTTAAACGGTTGAaaactgtgtgtgagaggcaggCAAAGATTATTAAGGAGTTGACTGAGAAAAGAGAAATGACTACTGGTGAGTAACAGCAACTTTTTCGATCTAGACTGGCAAGTTTCCCATCCATCATTGGTGAGATGGAACATGTACATTGTTTTTTCATTTGACAAGAGATGTTATCAATAAAGTGTGGCACGAAAGGTGAAGGGACACCGGAATTGATATAAGATTTAAAGAAAGACCATACAGCACTTAGAATATTATATCGCTAGGTTGTGAGTTTTATGTAGTGAATCTTTCTCATCAAAATAAGCAATGATGACATAAATCAAGAATTATGGAAGGATTAACATGACAGGGCTACCACTTAACAGGAAAGCTTATTTTTCCTTTCAGAACTAGCTTTTATTGTGGaatggaggaacagcaggaggccattcatcccttcaaaAATATTCTGCTGTTCAGTTAGACCATTGCCGATCTGCACCTCATTATATTTACCTCCTGACCTCCCTTATTCAAAGCAAAATTATCAATGTATTTCTTGGAAAGTTTTGATTGACCCTTCAATAGCAGCCTTTTGGCGGAAGAGAATGCTGACCATCTTAGTGTGAAAATATGTCTCCTGAATTCACGTTGAAGTCATGGTCATAGAATtgcacaacatggaaatagacccttcaccccaacttgtccatgccaactagatattctAAATTCACCttatcccatttgccaatatttggcccatatcctcctcaactcttcttattcatgtacccatatggatgccttttaaatgttgtaattctaccagcctccaccacttcctctggtagctcatttcatacatgtaccacactctgtgtgaaaaagttgcccttcaaggCCTCTAAGTTCTAATTGCAAGATTTGCCCACTTGTTTCTGATTCCTCTGACTAAACCATGGCCCAGACCCCATAACAGGGGATTTGTCCAATGCCTTGAGCCAACATTCTCCCCTCAGTCAACGCACTCAACACAGGTAAATTGGACATAATTTGCTTActgtttgtgagatcttgctaTGCACAAATTAGCTGTTTCGTTAACCTTCATAACCACacttcaaacaaaataaattgcttGCATTACTTTATGACATCCTGTGTTCATTagaggtgctttataaatgcaatatttttctGTACGTACAGTTATATTGTGAATATATGTGTTGACGTATTTACACTGGTACGGCTCCCATGGTTACAAGTACTGCTAATGAGCACTTACCGTCTGATATTGGTTCTTATTTTTATCAAACTGTCAGAATTCCCGTGTTAACACCAAAGAATGTAGTCAGGCTTCTCATGCTTGCACTTCAGCTTGCATCTAATGACGTTGCTGAGCTGTCGAACCACTATAATATGGCTTGTGTCACCAAAACCCTTGGAACACTCGGATtcatatattggcatggattgtgAATGCAAGAGATAAATTTACCCAGTGATCAAGAAGATCCCAGGTTTTGTTCCCCAGCTGTGCCAAGAAAGCTGAACTCAACcaaatggtggtggtggaggggtagGTCACAACTAGCTACATTTACCCTGGGTTTCAGAGGGAAAATTGGTCTTGAAGATCATGCAACAATCCGCACTGAATGTGGACTGAATTAAGTTGGCAGCAAGGCCTCCACTGAACCTATCAGCAAGTCTCATGCATGAATAATGCTGACTTCAGCAAGATATAAGAACTTAAGAACATGAGAAATTAGAGCAAGAGCGGGCCAACTTGCCCATCGggcctgctctactattcaataagatcatggctgatcttttcgtgaaCTCATCTTCACTTaactgcccactcaccataacccttaattcctttactgttcaaaaatctaccaatctttgtcttaaaaacattcaatgaggaagtctcaattgcttcactgggcagggaattccacagattcacaacccctcgggtgaagaagttcctcttcaactcagttctaaatctgctcccccttattttaaGTCCGTGCCTTGTAGTTCTAGTTTTTTAAGGGTGTCTAGATTTGTGGACCCGTGGCTCAAAGTAAGCTAATTGCCCAATGGCCATGTAGTGAACTATAATCCATCTGTCGCTCAGATTCTGTCTGAACTTCTGTGTAGTTCCATTTTCTGTTTCCATATCCTCGATAAAAATGTATCAAGATGAAAAATACATTTCCGTCAAAATCTTTCTGTTTTCTCATGATTCTTCTTCTTGCTCTCTTTCAGATAGGCCTTTCACTGTACCAATACAGTGCACAGATGCTGGGAAGCCAGACCAATCTGAAAGACCCTTCCTCAAACCACAGAAGCAGAAAGACATCCAGGTAGCTGCCTGCGGTGTTCCTACTGATTCTCAACACATTATGGTGGACAGAAAGCATGGCAAGGAGCTTGACTACTGTTCCAAACTTGACGTCCGATTTCTCCCAAGGAGTGGTGAATATAACTTTTTAATCAGTGAACCAGAGAAATTGCACCACCTGAATACTGTTCATCAACCAGAGCCTCCAACTCCAACTGATGAAAGTGTTAGTGACTCTCTGAGCAACTTGTATGATGACTGCAGATGCCCTTTCAACTTTAATGTAGAGAGGAGTTCATGGGAACAGCCAACTATGAGTATTCCTCAGCACATCCTGGGTGAGGGGGGTGTAATTTTAAGATCAAATTGTCTCTTTCAGGAAAGACAGTACTCAGTTTGTGATTTGGAAAATGTTCCAGAGCAAAGGAGCTTGAACCCGGCTGTTGGCTATCGTTCCACAGATTGTGTATCTGTTTTACCTGAACTTTTCATCCGTTCAGAGAATATGGAGCCACAGCAGGTAGGTAACTTGTATAGCAGTGTCATGCCATTCAAAAACATCTGGAAAATTTATGTATATGACTATCTGGTAATTATGAAATTATCTAGAAGTCAATAATGATACCATGTGATGTGACTCCACAAAGGATTGTACCCTGTGGTCTGGGCAGGATTAAAAATCTGGCCCCGGTGTTTGAGGTACGGAGGTATGCCACACTGTCCTTCCACCTTGGAACCTGAATTTAAAGAATTGACAGTGTAATTTCCTTGTTAAATCTAGATGTCCACTTTGAAATGATTCAGGCAGTCTTAAACACAACTCCTACTAGCTGCAGGCCCACAGCATTAAATCACCCAGAATCCAACACTAATTGACTTGAACCACTGAGATATGGTTGGTGCTAATGGTTCTGTTGTCATTTTCCTGAGATAAAGCAGTGTGGTTGCTGTGTGGCAGATTTTATGTACAGCTTGCACTATACCTCATCAAAGAGCCATTGATGCTGGCACTCAGTTAAAAAGGGATGTGTTTTCCAGTACTGAATCATATCAACGAGCTCCAAATTCAGCAAAAGATTTTAGAAAAACATAAgtgggtggaattttcccaggCACTGAATGATGTGGTCATTGGCAAGAAAGTTGAGAAAATTGTTTGAAATGGCCAGTGAGGAGCTTGTTGATGCCAAGGGCAAAAGGTTCCAATGGAGTGTTGAACAGTGAGACGTGATTCTCATCAGTGAGTGATGAGAGGCTGATTTACATAGATTAGCATACATTAACAACTCATTATAGCATCACCTGACCTCATTGATATGCagctaagacaacaaaatgtgaggctggatgaacacagcaggccaagcagcatctcagcagcacaaaagctgacgtttcgggcctagacccttcatcagagagggggatggggtgagggctctggaataaatagggagagagggggaggcggaccgaagatggagagaaaagaagataggtggagagagtataggtggggagatagggaggggataggtcagtccagggaagacggacaggtcaaggaggtgggatgaggttagtaggtaggaaatggaggtgtggcttggggtgggaggaagggatgcgtgagaggaagaacaggttagggaggcagagacaggttggactggttttgggatgcagtgggtggaggggaagagctgggctggttgtgtggtgcagtggggggaggggatgaactgggctggtttagggatgcagttggggaagggga is a genomic window of Stegostoma tigrinum isolate sSteTig4 chromosome X, sSteTig4.hap1, whole genome shotgun sequence containing:
- the LOC125448282 gene encoding uncharacterized protein LOC125448282 isoform X2, which translates into the protein MEETFELLYQEFKRLKTVCERQAKIIKELTEKREMTTDRPFTVPIQCTDAGKPDQSERPFLKPQKQKDIQVAACGVPTDSQHIMVDRKHGKELDYCSKLDVRFLPRSGEYNFLISEPEKLHHLNTVHQPEPPTPTDESVSDSLSNLYDDCRCPFNFNVERSSWEQPTMSIPQHILGEGGVILRSNCLFQERQYSVCDLENVPEQRSLNPAVGYRSTDCVSVLPELFIRSENMEPQQSSRSHHCLAEDCHTGHETTLNSESCLNSQVCEFCQAVFPAGAATRDDYLVHLTGHIEFE
- the LOC125448282 gene encoding uncharacterized protein LOC125448282 isoform X1, translated to MEGKIHFREMEETFELLYQEFKRLKTVCERQAKIIKELTEKREMTTDRPFTVPIQCTDAGKPDQSERPFLKPQKQKDIQVAACGVPTDSQHIMVDRKHGKELDYCSKLDVRFLPRSGEYNFLISEPEKLHHLNTVHQPEPPTPTDESVSDSLSNLYDDCRCPFNFNVERSSWEQPTMSIPQHILGEGGVILRSNCLFQERQYSVCDLENVPEQRSLNPAVGYRSTDCVSVLPELFIRSENMEPQQSSRSHHCLAEDCHTGHETTLNSESCLNSQVCEFCQAVFPAGAATRDDYLVHLTGHIEFE